TCGCGCGTGGTCTGCGCGACGCCCGGCGCGGACTCCGATGTGCTCACGGTGGCCTCCTCCCATCCCTCGACGTCTTTCATTTTACAACATCAGGCTTGCCAAATACGACCCGTCCACTGTGTGGCACAGCACCAAGGGTGCCCTAACCTGCGGATCTTCCCCTCGGGTCGATGCGTCGGACGGAGTCGGGGCGACCCCCGCTTCCCTCTAATACCGCTTTCAACTACTGTGGGGGCGTCCTCCTCGTCGATCCCAAGGGACCTCAGATGACCACCGAGAATCCGCAGCCGGCCGCTCCCACCGAGGAGCACTCCACCCGGGGCGCCTATGTCACGGGCGCGTCCTTCGACCGCGACATGAACTACATCGACGACCGCATCACGCGCGAGGGCGGAGGCGGCTGGCCGGTCGAGGCCGGCCGCTACCGCCTGATCGCCGCGCGCGCCTGCCCCTGGGCGCACCGCACCCTGATCTCCCGCCGACTGCTGGGACTGGAGGAGGCGCTGTCGGTGGGCATGCCCGGCCCCACCCATGACCAGCGCTCCTGGACGTTCGACCTCGACGAGGGCGGTGTGGATCCCGTGCTGGGTCACGAGCGCCTCCAGGAGGCGTACTTCGCCCGGTTCCCCGACTACCCGCGCGGGATCACGGTGCCGGCAGTCGTCGATGTCCCCACGAAGGCCGTGGTCACCAACGACTTCCAGCAGATCACCCTCGACTTCGCCACCCAGTGGACCGCGCACCACCGCGAGGGTGCCCCGGACCTCTACCCCGCCGCGCAGCGTGCGGAGATCGATGCCCTGAACAGGTGGATGCTCCACCGCGTCAACAACGGCGTGTACAAGGTCGGCTTCGCAGGCTCGCAGGAGGTGTACGAGAAGGAGTTCACCGCACTGTGGGAGGCGCTGGACGAGCTCGAGGAGCGACTGGGGCGCAGCC
The window above is part of the Brachybacterium vulturis genome. Proteins encoded here:
- a CDS encoding glutathione S-transferase family protein, producing the protein MTTENPQPAAPTEEHSTRGAYVTGASFDRDMNYIDDRITREGGGGWPVEAGRYRLIAARACPWAHRTLISRRLLGLEEALSVGMPGPTHDQRSWTFDLDEGGVDPVLGHERLQEAYFARFPDYPRGITVPAVVDVPTKAVVTNDFQQITLDFATQWTAHHREGAPDLYPAAQRAEIDALNRWMLHRVNNGVYKVGFAGSQEVYEKEFTALWEALDELEERLGRSRYLMGPRITEADVRLFPTLIRFDPVYHGHFKANRQTLASMPNLWNYTRDLFTTPGFGDTVDFAQIKRHYYYVHEDLNPTQVVPLGPDPTPLLEAHDRDRFRTETWGPDGTAPQAPLAAEVVDPAHTPLHVSGR